The genomic DNA ATTTCACAAAGTAAGGATTcctgaaaaatataaaacctGACCTGAAAGAAAGAGTGAGTGGTGAAGGAAGCAAGAAGCAGAAAACGAAATGCAGAAAAGTAAAAGACAGAACAAAATTCAAGAGAAGTAAACTCTAATATGCTCATCTTAATATGTTAAAgcttgtaaataaaaaaaaacatgttaaagCTTGTGTCAAGTTTCACATCCGTGATCTTCATATGTTTAAATAATCACATGTTGCAGatggaaaacaaaaccaaccatGGCTAAGTGAGAAATACTTCACTGAATCTTTCTATCCTGCCCACCTCTCGCAGGAATCACttgccaaacaaacaaaacaaacataagaaaataaaatttaataacgtaaacaacaaaacacaaataaataagtTAGAAATTCTATTCATTAATTTAACAACACACAATTCACATCCGATCGAAACACAGACTCTGGAGaccaaacgaaacaaaattaaaacaaaaatcggcATTACAATTCACAAATTAATTCTGAAatgaaaccgaaaaaaaaaaatcaataaacgcCAGATTTGAAGACCAACAAACACTTAACTGGAACAAAACCAGCAGAGAAGAGCCAATTAACCCGTACAGATGCAAAGCGCAGAGAGGTAAATTATTCATCACTGAAAGGGCTGAATGAAGAAGGATTAGCATGATGAAGGAAATACTTTCAAAACTCTAATAATACTGTAGATCGGGAAAATTACTTCTCTGCTCCGCTATCCGTTCACACGACCTCATGTTTTGAAAGGGAAGAAAGCCATTCCCACATCAAGGACAAACCAGTAACAACCTAACGTCCCAACAGAATtctaattattaaagaaattaagGCCCAATGTCTAACAGAAaaagaaccaaattaaaattacagaACTGGTAAAACATTTGACATcaaaaaccacaaacacattactccaaaaacaaaagcattttgaaaaaaacaattaccacaggttaattattttcttttaaaaaacaaaaaacattaccTACAACAACAtctaagaaaagtaaaaaatatggaacgagaaaatgagaaattaaattaataaaccaaaacgaaagactaaaccaataaaacaaacaataactatacaaaacttaacttcaaattctatattttatgaatCCAAAAAAAGATCATCATGATTTTAGTAAATTCTAGAtttctaaaatagaaaacaaaatacaaacttgaaaaaaagagacccaaaaaaaaccagtaaaaaacaaagaacaatataAGAACACCATAACCACAcagaaaaatgagaaaaaaacatacaaaatatcaaactaacaaaacaacgaaaataaaaagaacCTCATGAAActtccgcgcgtagcgcggatcaaTTGCTAGTTTAGATTATAAATCAGTGACTtgatatcataaaataaaaacacaaaacttgattatcatttttctttttgtcaaagaaaaacTTGATATCATACTACTAAATAAATCGTTAGATTATAAATCAGTGACTtgatatcataaaataaaaacacaaaacttgattatcatttttctttttgtcaaagaaaaacTTGATATCATACTACTAAATAAATCGTTAGATTATAAATCAGTGACTtgatatcataaaataaaaacacaaaacttgattatcatttttctttttgtcaaagaaaaacTTGATATCATACTACTAAATAAATCGTTAGATTATAAATCAGTGACTtgatatcataaaataaaaacacaaaacttgattatcatttttctttttgtcaaagaaaaacTTGATATCATACTACTAAATAAATCGTTCAACCACTACCATcataaatgaattaaaataCACTTATTTGATGCTATTTAAAAATGTTCTAGACTTTAAAATACGACAAGAATAATTTTGGAATCGAAAAAGACTTTATTATAAAGAGAACGTTTTGGAGAGTTCAGCTTGTCGGATGGGGATACCTTGGGAGACTTAGGACGtcctcactttttttttttggttcaatcgCAATTTTTGCCAAAGAGGAATATGTCAAAGTCAAACTACATCTCttgaaattaatgaaacttctaaatttttcaCAATCTGACAACATTCGAAATTTATATTATTGCTTTgtgggaaaagagaaaaagaaagactaATAACTTCTCgaagtaaaaataaatcatacaaCAGTGCATCTATCTCTAGTCAATCTTGCCATATTATCAACAGTCAAACACCTCAATCtttgaatttctaaaaataataaaactcttttATTGTATTTAGGTAAAAGATAATGGTTGTATTATCTAAAAATCTAATTAAGAAGACagatacaaagttttttaaaaaaaaaacataaaagaaaatcgAGAAAATCTGATAATCACGTTACCGTGTCAAACCGTCAACCTCCATAGCTCCGGTTTGTGTATTTTGTCTTGTGTACTATGTATTCTTGTAGTATATACACGCGCTTCAagatttttaattactttatcttaaaaaaaatttcagaccgaacaccaaacaagaaaaacacatttGTCTGATTGAGAGAGAGCTCTTCCCCCCTTCAAGAAATCGAAAGAGTGCTTCTTTCCCTCATATTTCCTGCGATTCTGAATATTAATTTCTTTCTATAGGTAAATCATATTCTTCTATCTTcgtatcttttctttcttaggGTTATATGGTTGTTTGATTCTGGGATTGGGGGAATTTcgattttttgtgattttagggtttcgattcctAATAATTGTGATCGAATCGAATGGTATCTCTTTTATCGTTTTCATGGTTTAGATTGGTTTCTCAAGTTTGGAGCAAATTTGAGAGCAAGACTTTGTATAACTCAGATCCTTATCTTTTCCATTGAGTTTGTTTCTCTAAGCTGATTTTGTGATGTTTGGTTTCAGAGCaatggagttttttttcttgaaaaatgaAACATTTGTGATGATTATTAGAATTTTCGTTTGAATGTTGGAgcttttcttggttttatttttcataacaGGTCAACGTTTTTTAATTCGGTATCGAGGCTAAGAAGAAGTGTGAGAGAAGAGATGGCTGATCATCTGAGTTCATGTACCGACCGTCTCGTAACACCTGAAACGTTAAATTCAGAGAGAGGATCCTCCAATGGAACAATTGAATCTTCTGGAGAGAGTTCTAGAACTCAAGGCAGCACAAGCCTGTCTACTAGTACGAAATCTATGGATCTTAAgaccaaggaagaagaagaagcaacggAACAGCACGATgtggacgaggaagaggaaccACTTATCCAATCTGTTGAATGTCGTATTTGCCAAGAGGAAGATTCCGTTAAGAACCTTGAGTCACCTTGTTCTTGTAGTGGCAGTTTGAAGGTGAATCTCATATCTCTCTTGTGTTATTTTGTATTGTTCCTTTTTTAAATTAAGTTctcatgaatttgttttttcttgtgtttgtaTAGTATGCACATCGGAAGTGTGTTCAACGTTGGTGTAATGAGAAAGGTGACATAACCTGTGAAATATGTCATAAGGTAAAATCAAAACCACTAACATCAttttgtataatcttttggTTACATGTTTGCCTGAATCcaagtttataatgtttttcttcttctcgttgGAAACAGTCTTATCAACCTGGATACACTGCTCCACCGCCTTCTCCTGCTGATGATACCGTTATTGATATCgggtaaagttttttttctgaatCTATGTAGCTGGACTATAGATTCACTATTACGCTAAAAGACATAGCTATATCTCATCATATTCAATAAAGCACATTACTCATgctactgttttttttcttgtgtctGTGTTATGCAGTGAAGATTGGGCTAATGGTGTTCCATTAGATTTGAACGACCCGCGCATTTTCGCAATGGCAGCTGCAGAACGCCATTTCTTTGACGCGGACTATGATGAATACGCTGATTCTAACTCAAGCGGAGCTGCGTTTTGTCGCTCTGCTGCTCTTATAGTAAGTCCACCACATTTATCACTTATTCATTAATTTCTTACTTTGAAATAGAAACTTACTGGTAGTTAATAAATGGCAGTTGATGGCGCTTTTACTGTTACGTCATGCTCTGAACCTATCAAACAACAACtcagacgatgaagaagatgatccctCAGCTTTCTTCTTTGTACGTAAACCCTCCTCTCTTATTCGCAGTTCtgttaccttttttagatttcttgtgataacacatttttttttgttttggttttcgtCAGCTTTTCATGCTTCGTGCCGCCGGTTTTCTCCTTCCGTGTTACATCATGGCTTGGGCTATCAGTATATTACAACGTCGCAGACAAAGACAGGTATATAAAATCTTtgtgaaaaaaaacacaaacacatgtTTAGTATCAtgtttgtaaatgattttattgTGTAAATCAGGAAGCGGCTGCTCTGGCTGCTGCAGAAGTAGCGTTTATGTTACATAGCGGTGGGGGCAGTGGAGGACAACGAAGAGGAGGATTACACTTTGCTGTAGCACCTGAGCTTATATCTAATCCACACCACCAACCTGAAGCTTCGCCTCAATGAGTATATATTCCCAAATCACCGGTATGTGATTTGTGTGTCTTTGCCTATCTGTGTAGTAGCTCTTGTGTGTTTGTTGTGTAACTTACCGGTTTTTCTCCAATCAAACACACACAactgagatttttaaaaaaggaccAGAGAAGTTTCTCTTTGTCTATCTTTTTACAgacgagaaaaaaaataaaaattgttcacatatttatatttatgtttatgctTTTAATTCCTTTAATTTGTCTTGTTAATTTCTTGTTAATATACataagaaaatggaaaatagTAGTAAATACGGTAGTTATCGAATTTTCGCGCAATTGGATAAAAGATACGATGGGCTATGCCCCATTTTGTCTTGTTATGGACCGAGTGGACCCATTTGGAGGCCCAAATATGAaaagtcttttctttttcctctttgaCAAAGTCTTTCTTTACTCTGTTTAATCCCAACCAAGCAAGCAGAGAAGGAAGAGTCGTCGTCGACTAGTTGAACTCCTTTATGCCAGCAGAGAGGATTTTGACATcagacaccaaaaaaaataagttttatgaGAATATTAGTTAACTACGATAAGgcatgaaagaaagaaaaaaacaaaaatcaatctcGAGAGATTCAATGGGAAAATCATAAGAagataaaaagtgaaaaaggttACATGAATAGAGTTTTGAACACTTTCAAGATTCGATGTTCCTCAAGTCTTACTCACAGAGACGACGACATTGCACCGAAATATAACTGACATATGAGCTGAAGAATGAATGAGTCCAGTTTTGAAGTCAAATAAGACAAGATAACAAACAAAGTCAACGATTGAAGAGTgtgtgaaaattaattaattagaatcAGAAAAGGAGTTTTCGGTGGCTAATAATAATACTCGTATAGTCATAATAACTCATAACGTATAGTACCTCACTGTGCTTCACAGGCACAACGAGTCAAGCTCTTCACATGTTAGCATTTaatactctttttatttatttttggttaaattttgttgttatatttttcaGAATTCGTTTCCACCACTAGATTTTGCCTCCTTTCTATTTATTGTACGCCTGTGTGTGTATCGTTTACGTATACAGATATATATCTCTGCGGCTTCATATGTTGTTATACTTTTCATTTATCCAATTCACACTTTTATTTCACACATCATACTATCATAGGGTGGAATTACGGATGCCTTATTTTGTTTAGAGGGATACGCCAAAACATAATATCCTGATGTGTATTATTATACTAATACTAATATtgctcataaaaaaaaatgtcaaaatgtcttatctttattttatacagtatatataattcattaccattaaaacaattcaaaaatagTACTCCTAAAACTCTACTACTTATTTTAGATTCAAGAGCTTTTCGAAATGCTTCTTCTAagaattttgtgaaattttattttcctaaaattgttgtatttttagaaaaacaataCCGTaa from Camelina sativa cultivar DH55 chromosome 2, Cs, whole genome shotgun sequence includes the following:
- the LOC104740106 gene encoding uncharacterized protein LOC104740106; translation: MADHLSSCTDRLVTPETLNSERGSSNGTIESSGESSRTQGSTSLSTSTKSMDLKTKEEEEATEQHDVDEEEEPLIQSVECRICQEEDSVKNLESPCSCSGSLKYAHRKCVQRWCNEKGDITCEICHKSYQPGYTAPPPSPADDTVIDIGEDWANGVPLDLNDPRIFAMAAAERHFFDADYDEYADSNSSGAAFCRSAALILMALLLLRHALNLSNNNSDDEEDDPSAFFFLFMLRAAGFLLPCYIMAWAISILQRRRQRQEAAALAAAEVAFMLHSGGGSGGQRRGGLHFAVAPELISNPHHQPEASPQ